The Vibrio chagasii genome includes a region encoding these proteins:
- a CDS encoding PcfJ domain-containing protein codes for MTALLTIPTRTLGFDYDIEIRDWSQKLVGFHVFEDGRRPLDGGIGLSLNLIEQFDVNGQWLETLPARYREITDNFPEYQYQMLWLAANTYEAAQLLELRPVILALICMKYSVDNQKALELSRLGQKKILAKLGLDSSKATLKFIDKLELNYNVGDELDHIVRILEPLQRGVLKFKHYSKVGYTALRLDQVHPFLTGSRLGIAMVEEGRLNSPSKMAMFQDAILLGQDLEIDDPLRSITSQNSFAMFEQLHDHWTEQRQMRRLEGSRPMDIDIPYPVPLLGNENIHPITDYFDLEKEGIEQKHCIGVYHNRIMSDRYVVFRMMKPQRLTIGLRRVPNKAFPFEIDQICGKRNAPPTEAARQVIHDWLEESKQTYPNQKWVK; via the coding sequence ACCATTCCCACCCGAACACTTGGCTTTGATTACGATATCGAGATTCGTGATTGGTCACAAAAATTGGTTGGCTTCCATGTGTTTGAAGACGGACGACGTCCACTCGATGGTGGTATTGGGTTAAGCCTTAATCTCATAGAGCAATTTGATGTTAACGGGCAATGGTTAGAAACTCTGCCTGCACGTTACCGTGAAATCACAGACAACTTTCCAGAATACCAGTACCAAATGTTGTGGTTGGCGGCGAACACTTATGAAGCGGCACAACTGTTGGAATTACGGCCAGTGATCTTGGCGCTGATTTGCATGAAATACAGTGTTGATAACCAGAAAGCTCTGGAGCTGAGTCGTTTAGGGCAAAAGAAGATCCTGGCTAAGCTTGGTTTAGACAGCAGCAAAGCGACGCTAAAATTTATCGATAAGCTTGAGCTGAACTACAACGTTGGCGATGAACTCGACCATATCGTGCGAATTCTAGAGCCCCTGCAAAGAGGTGTTCTTAAATTTAAGCACTACTCAAAGGTTGGCTACACGGCACTGCGTTTGGACCAGGTACACCCATTTTTAACTGGCAGTCGATTGGGCATTGCAATGGTTGAAGAGGGTAGACTCAACTCTCCGTCGAAGATGGCCATGTTCCAAGATGCGATATTGTTAGGGCAGGATTTAGAAATTGATGATCCTTTACGTTCAATAACCAGTCAGAACTCGTTCGCAATGTTCGAACAACTCCACGACCATTGGACTGAGCAGCGTCAAATGCGACGTTTAGAAGGCAGTCGCCCTATGGACATTGATATCCCTTATCCGGTCCCTTTGCTTGGGAATGAAAACATTCACCCAATTACGGATTACTTTGATCTTGAGAAAGAGGGCATCGAACAAAAGCACTGTATTGGCGTGTATCATAATCGCATTATGAGTGACCGCTATGTTGTGTTTCGAATGATGAAACCTCAGCGCCTAACCATAGGTTTACGTCGTGTTCCAAATAAAGCGTTTCCGTTTGAGATTGACCAAATCTGTGGAAAAAGAAACGCGCCACCGACTGAGGCAGCTCGCCAAGTGATTCACGATTGGTTGGAAGAGAGCAAGCAAACGTACCCTAATCAAAAGTGGGTAAAATAG
- a CDS encoding GNAT family N-acetyltransferase, producing MQKVVFRQCVQHSPHWQDLERLFQSEWANFEFKSAYPEQSVPTNAHLPPVIVVIRENVVIGGLAYSHFQEPHQVRDVVWINAVYVDEKWRGQGIASELIKRAVEQMPAFYQSKTAEHSASKLYAYTNIPSLYLSLGWSSVNIDTDPDHHVMCVSF from the coding sequence ATGCAAAAAGTCGTTTTTAGACAATGTGTCCAGCACTCTCCACATTGGCAAGATCTCGAACGTCTTTTTCAAAGTGAATGGGCGAACTTTGAGTTTAAATCAGCCTATCCGGAACAATCGGTCCCAACCAATGCTCATCTTCCGCCAGTTATTGTGGTCATTCGCGAAAATGTTGTTATCGGTGGTTTAGCGTACTCCCATTTTCAAGAACCTCATCAAGTAAGGGATGTCGTCTGGATTAACGCTGTTTATGTTGATGAGAAATGGCGAGGCCAAGGCATTGCGAGTGAATTGATTAAGCGAGCGGTTGAACAAATGCCAGCCTTCTACCAATCTAAAACCGCAGAACACTCTGCGTCTAAGCTTTACGCCTATACAAATATACCGTCCTTGTATCTATCTCTCGGTTGGTCGAGCGTCAATATTGATACCGACCCAGACCATCATGTGATGTGCGTTTCTTTTTGA
- a CDS encoding DUF3297 family protein: MSDTNSRPALPDHLAGNPRSPHHVAECFEYPIGIRLNGKERTDVEEYCISEGWVKIPSPKALDRFGQPMLITLKGTVEAYYIEE; the protein is encoded by the coding sequence ATGAGCGATACTAATTCAAGACCAGCTTTACCAGATCATCTTGCAGGCAACCCACGCAGCCCACACCACGTGGCTGAGTGTTTCGAATACCCAATCGGTATCCGTCTAAATGGTAAAGAGCGTACTGATGTTGAAGAATACTGCATCAGCGAAGGTTGGGTGAAGATTCCTTCTCCTAAAGCACTTGATCGCTTCGGTCAGCCAATGCTTATTACTCTTAAAGGCACTGTAGAAGCTTACTACATCGAAGAATAA